The nucleotide sequence AGGGGTAAATTTGATATTATCGATTGGATAGATAAAAAATCTTTTAATATAAATTTATGATTAAATTAAATTTTGATGAATGTATTAAGTGAAAAAGTTATTGAAATGTAAAAAATGAAGTGTCAATAGAAAGAAAAATTAATTGACAAAAAAATCTAATTTAAATATAATGTAATTGGCTGATACAATTCCATAGATTTCAGGGTGTTCCTTTACGGAACTTAAAAGGGAAAGAGGTGAAAATCCTCTGCAGCCCCCGCTACTGTGAGTAGGGATGAAATCTTCCATTAACCACTGGGTAACCGGGAAGGGGAAGAGAGTAAGATGAACTACGAGCCAGGAGACCTGCCTTGAAAGCCGTAGACTTGTACTTCGGAGGGAAGTATGTAGTTCTTTTCATAGACGCATAGTTAACCTCTATGTGTTTTTTTTATTTCTTCCCACAACTACAATTTCCCTTATTTGACTATATATGTAAGGAGTTGATTGATTGGCTAAAAAAATTATGCTGCAAGGGACAGGTTCTTCTGTGGGTAAAAGTATTATTACAGCAGCGTTTTGTAGAATTTTTAAAGAAGACGGTTATTCGGTTGCACCTTTCAAATCACAGAATATGTCATTAAATTCTTTTGTAACAAAAGATGGTTTAGAAATGGGTAGAGCTCAAGTTGTACAAGCAGAAGCAGCAAAGATTGAGCCTATTGTTGATATGAATCCTATTTTACTAAAACCAACTAGTCAAGTGGGTAGCCAGATTATAGTTAGAGGTAAGGTTTATAAAAACATGAAAGCAGAAGATTATTACAGAGAAAAGCATAAATTGATGGAAATAATTAAAAAGTCTTTTTATAAGCTTGATAAGTTATTTGAAATAGTAGTTATAGAAGGTGCTGGGAGTCCAGCTGAAATCAATTTAAAAGAAAATGACATTGTAAATATGGGATTAGCAGAAATGGTTGATGCGCCAGTTATTTTAGTTGGGGATATTGACAAAGGTGGAGTATTTGCTTCAATTTATGGAACAATTATGCTTTTAGAAAAAAGTGAGAGAGATAGAATTAAGGGGTTTATTATAAATAAATTTAGAGGAGATATAAAAATACTTGAGCCAGGTATCAAAATGTTAGAAGGAAAGATTGGCAAGCCGTGTTTAGGGGTTATACCTTATATGGAGTTATATATAGATGACGAAGATAGTGAAACTTCAAGATTTAAGCAGAAAAATACAGGTGGTATTAATATTGGAGTGATTAAAACTCCTCATATTTCTAATTTTAGCGATTTTACGCCGTTTGATTTTGAAAAAGATGTAAATATTAGATATATAGTACAAAAGAAGGACTTTGATGATATTGATATGATTATATTGCCGGGCAGCAAAAATACTATAGCCGATATGAAGTACATATTTAAAAAAGGCTTTGATAGAGAAATTTATAAAAAACATAAAGATGGCATACCAATTATGGGCATATGTGGTGGGTATCAAATGCTTGGTTTAGAAATTGTTGACCTTTATTCAGTAGAGTCAACATTAAAAAGAATAAATGGACTATCTTTATTAGAAATAAGGACTACTATGAAAAAAACTAAGTGTACAAAACAGGTTATTGGAAAAATAATTACAGATAATTGTTTTTTAGAGCAAAATATTGATTCTAAAATAGAAGGTTATGAAATTCATATGGGTGAAACAGAACTTATTGGAGATTCAAAGCCATTTATCAAATTGGATGAAGGAAGATATGACGGGGCAATAAGTGCAGATGGCAGGGTATTTGGAACTTATTTACATGGGATATTTGAAAATGATAATTTTAGAGAAAAACTTGTTAATTGGCTGAAACAAAAGAAAGGTATAGAAATATCTTATTGCAATATGAGTTATAAGGGGATTAAAGAAAAAGAATATACTAAATTAGCTGAAATAGTTAGAAAACATATTGACTTAGATGGTATAAAGAAAATTATGGGGTTGAAATAATGAAAATATATATTTTAATAATAGCAGTTATTTTAGATTGCATTATCGGTGATCCGCATAATTGGCCACATCCTATTAAGTATATAGGTAAATTAATAGCAAAATATGAAAAGCTCATTAGAAAAAGTAATATATTATCTAAAAGAAAAGGTGGATTTATTTTAACTTTTGCAACTTTAATAACAGTTTTGGTTATAATTTATTTTTTAATAAAATTTGCATATATTATACATTTTGAATTAGGTTTTATACTTACAGTTTATTTAATATATGCTTCCATAGCAGCTAGGTGTCTTGAGAAAGAAACAATGAAAGTCTATTATGCATTAAAAGAAAAGAATATTAACAAAGCTAGGAAACTGCTTTCTTATTTAGTTGGAAGAGAAACAAGTCAACTTCAAGAGAAGGAGATAATTAGAGCAACAGTTGAAACTATTGCTGAGAATACAATAGATGGAGTAATTGCACCATTGATGTTTGTAGGAGTTGGACTAGCACTAGGTATACCAATAGAAATGGCTTATTTTTACAAAACTGTTAATACACTAGATTCAATGGTAGGTTATATGCACGAACCATATAGAGAAATAGGTTATGCTTCTGCAAAATTAGATGATATAGTGAATTACATACCTGCTAGAATAGGAAGCTTACTTATGCTCATTTGTGGGCTTTTACTTGGGTACGATTTTAAAAATGGCTATATGATTTTAAAACGTGACAAAAGGAATCATAAAAGTCCTAATAGTGGGTATTCTGAAGCTGTGGTTGCTGGGCTATTAAATATTCAATTAGGTGGAACAAATATATATTTTGGAAAGAAAGTGTACAAACCTACTATAGGGGATAAAAATAGAGAGTTAAATATTATCAATATAAAAGATGCAATAAAAATTATGTATGGGGCAGAGATTTTACTAATAGTCATTATTACTATGGCTTTACTATGATTATGATTTGCTGAATGAAAGGAGCATTATATGAATAAGCACGGAGGCTATTATGGAGAAAATCAGGAAAAAGTTTTAGATTTTAGTGTTAACATAAATCCCCTAGGTATAACTGAAAAAGTAAAAGAAAAGCTCATTGAAAGCATAAATACAATAAATAGATATCCAGAAATAGATGGAGAAAGCGTAAAGAAAGTATTAGCCGATAGATTAAATGTTGAAACTTCTCAAGTCATAATAGGTAATGGAGCAATTGAATTAATATATCTATTTGCAAGAGCTTTTTGTCCTAATAAAGTAGTTATTATACAGCCAACTTTTAATGAGTATTTAAGAGCATTTAATTTAACAGGAAGTATTATTTGCAATTATGAACTAACATATTCTAATGATTTTAATTTAGAAACAAATGCTTTGTTAGAGTATTTAAAAAAAGCAAAGCCTAATTTACTTATATTATGCAATCCTAATAATCCAACTGGTCATTTTATTAGATATAAAAACTTACTACCTGCTATTAGTTATATTAAAGAAATTGGGGCATATTTATTAATTGACGAGTCTTTTATTGATTTTACTGATGAAGAATCATATGTAAATCTTTTTAAAGAATTTCCTATATTTATTATAAGGTCAATGACGAAATTTTATGCTATTCCAGGATTAAGGCTTGGATACGGTATAGCTAATAGTGATATTATTAAGAAATTAAATAAATACAAAGAGCCTTGGACAATAAATAGTTTGGCTTTATCGATAGTCACAACAGTTTTAGATGATGAAATATTTTATAAAGAGTCTAAAAAATGGCTGCAGGCTGAAAAAAGTTATTTGTATAAAGAGTTAAAAAAAATCAAAGATATTGATTTTTTTAATAGTCAGACCAATTTTATTTTATGTAGAGTTAAAAAAGGCAATGCATATGAGATGAGAGAAAAATTAATGAAATATAATATCTATATTAGAGTTTGTGATGATTTTGCTGGGTTAGACAATACTTATTTTAGGGTTGCTATTAAAAGTCATAAAGATAATGTGAAGCTAATTAATGCTATAAAAGAGATTTTACAATAAAATACAATATATAAGTAGAAGGAAATGGGTGAAAATCCCATACGGTCCCGCCACTGTGATGAGGAGCCTATTAGCATTTGCCACTGAGTTAATTCTTGGGAAGGCGTTAATAGGTGATGAATCTAAGTCAGGATACTTCGCTTATATATTTAAGTTTAAAGTCTACGGGGATATAGGCTTTAACTTGAGATTATTTATTTTAATATTGCTTAAGTTAAACCTTATCCTTTTGGATAAGGTTTTTTATAATCCATAAGGAAATTATATACATTATTAAATTGTG is from Caloranaerobacter sp. TR13 and encodes:
- a CDS encoding cobyric acid synthase → MAKKIMLQGTGSSVGKSIITAAFCRIFKEDGYSVAPFKSQNMSLNSFVTKDGLEMGRAQVVQAEAAKIEPIVDMNPILLKPTSQVGSQIIVRGKVYKNMKAEDYYREKHKLMEIIKKSFYKLDKLFEIVVIEGAGSPAEINLKENDIVNMGLAEMVDAPVILVGDIDKGGVFASIYGTIMLLEKSERDRIKGFIINKFRGDIKILEPGIKMLEGKIGKPCLGVIPYMELYIDDEDSETSRFKQKNTGGINIGVIKTPHISNFSDFTPFDFEKDVNIRYIVQKKDFDDIDMIILPGSKNTIADMKYIFKKGFDREIYKKHKDGIPIMGICGGYQMLGLEIVDLYSVESTLKRINGLSLLEIRTTMKKTKCTKQVIGKIITDNCFLEQNIDSKIEGYEIHMGETELIGDSKPFIKLDEGRYDGAISADGRVFGTYLHGIFENDNFREKLVNWLKQKKGIEISYCNMSYKGIKEKEYTKLAEIVRKHIDLDGIKKIMGLK
- the cobD gene encoding threonine-phosphate decarboxylase CobD, with product MNKHGGYYGENQEKVLDFSVNINPLGITEKVKEKLIESINTINRYPEIDGESVKKVLADRLNVETSQVIIGNGAIELIYLFARAFCPNKVVIIQPTFNEYLRAFNLTGSIICNYELTYSNDFNLETNALLEYLKKAKPNLLILCNPNNPTGHFIRYKNLLPAISYIKEIGAYLLIDESFIDFTDEESYVNLFKEFPIFIIRSMTKFYAIPGLRLGYGIANSDIIKKLNKYKEPWTINSLALSIVTTVLDDEIFYKESKKWLQAEKSYLYKELKKIKDIDFFNSQTNFILCRVKKGNAYEMREKLMKYNIYIRVCDDFAGLDNTYFRVAIKSHKDNVKLINAIKEILQ
- the cbiB gene encoding adenosylcobinamide-phosphate synthase CbiB; the protein is MKIYILIIAVILDCIIGDPHNWPHPIKYIGKLIAKYEKLIRKSNILSKRKGGFILTFATLITVLVIIYFLIKFAYIIHFELGFILTVYLIYASIAARCLEKETMKVYYALKEKNINKARKLLSYLVGRETSQLQEKEIIRATVETIAENTIDGVIAPLMFVGVGLALGIPIEMAYFYKTVNTLDSMVGYMHEPYREIGYASAKLDDIVNYIPARIGSLLMLICGLLLGYDFKNGYMILKRDKRNHKSPNSGYSEAVVAGLLNIQLGGTNIYFGKKVYKPTIGDKNRELNIINIKDAIKIMYGAEILLIVIITMALL